In Providencia sneebia DSM 19967, one DNA window encodes the following:
- a CDS encoding ammonium transporter, giving the protein MENILSVLDVPNTAFMLLCTSLVMLMTPGLAFFYGGLVSRKSVITIMSQSFFSMGWVAIIWFVVGYSLSFGPSVNGIIGDPFYYAFLHNVGPQTMYTGNDGGLPLLVHFGYQMMFAIITPALITGAFANRVNFPAYLIFLTLWTLFVYCPFVHMVWSPDGIFAKWGVVDFAGGIVVHATAGFAAIASALYVGKRMVPSDGTHNIPYIALGAALLWFGWYGFNAGSELQVNTVTVSAFMTTDIAAAFAAITWFIIERVHTGKPKLVGFLTGAVAGLATITPASGYVSISSAAIIGIIASIVCYTAVFLVRRHLDDALDVFGVHGVGGITGSILVGVFASTIWNPAGPAGLLEGNGFQIVKQLVAVVFTSLWSFIFTLLILWIINKFTPVRVDQKSVGDELDSIEFDEDAYREK; this is encoded by the coding sequence ATGGAAAACATATTATCTGTTTTAGATGTTCCTAATACGGCTTTTATGCTTTTGTGTACAAGCCTCGTTATGTTAATGACACCCGGGCTAGCATTTTTTTATGGCGGATTAGTTTCCCGTAAAAGTGTAATCACCATTATGTCCCAGAGTTTTTTCTCCATGGGATGGGTAGCTATTATTTGGTTTGTAGTTGGTTATTCACTGTCATTTGGTCCTTCTGTCAATGGTATTATTGGTGATCCATTCTATTATGCATTTCTGCATAATGTTGGCCCACAAACTATGTATACTGGAAATGATGGTGGATTACCCTTATTAGTCCATTTTGGATACCAAATGATGTTTGCCATTATAACCCCAGCTTTAATTACAGGGGCTTTTGCAAACCGCGTTAATTTTCCAGCTTATTTAATCTTTTTAACATTGTGGACCTTATTTGTTTATTGCCCTTTTGTTCATATGGTTTGGAGCCCTGATGGTATTTTTGCTAAATGGGGTGTTGTTGACTTTGCTGGAGGGATTGTTGTTCACGCAACAGCCGGATTTGCAGCAATAGCATCAGCTTTATATGTCGGCAAAAGAATGGTTCCTTCTGATGGAACGCATAATATTCCTTATATTGCATTGGGTGCGGCATTATTGTGGTTTGGTTGGTACGGATTTAACGCGGGTTCAGAGCTACAAGTCAATACCGTTACTGTATCTGCCTTTATGACAACCGATATTGCTGCGGCTTTCGCTGCCATCACTTGGTTTATTATTGAGCGAGTGCACACAGGTAAACCTAAATTAGTGGGCTTTTTAACAGGTGCTGTTGCAGGTTTAGCCACCATTACCCCCGCTTCTGGATATGTATCAATATCCTCAGCGGCCATTATCGGGATCATAGCAAGTATTGTTTGTTACACTGCTGTATTCTTAGTTAGACGCCATTTAGATGATGCTTTGGATGTGTTTGGTGTGCATGGTGTTGGCGGGATTACAGGTTCTATCTTAGTTGGTGTTTTTGCATCAACCATTTGGAACCCGGCAGGGCCTGCTGGATTACTCGAAGGAAATGGATTCCAAATAGTTAAGCAACTTGTTGCCGTCGTCTTTACCAGCCTTTGGTCATTTATTTTTACTCTATTAATTCTTTGGATTATCAATAAATTCACACCTGTCAGAGTTGATCAAAAATCTGTTGGCGATGAATTAGATAGCATTGAATTTGATGAAGATGCTTATAGAGAAAAATAG
- a CDS encoding ABC transporter substrate-binding protein: MIKKLVLAIQTSCFLALSAQAYAAEPVADKTLRLAIGSEPTEGFDPMLGWSHGSYLLIHSPLLKQNADLSWHSYMLESYEYNDADNAWVVKLKDGLKFSDGSPLTAKDVAYTYNNAAASGGKVDMGNFSKAEVIDPLTVKMVLSSPQSTFINVLGSLGIVSADKYDAKKYAHNPIGAGPYRLVAFQPGQQLIVEQNPYYAGPKNSFEKMVFVFLDEDAAFAAAQSGQLDIVRIPAAVASHAGDVNNMKLIERHSVENRGISFPIPPAGEKDAQGNPIGNDITSDIAIRKAINYAIDRKLLADSVLEGFAIPAFTGVEGLPWNNPQSAFKDGDVEKAKTILEEAGWKLNKDGLREKDGKVAKLTLWYASGDTTRRDLAQAIRSSLKPIGIEMDLKSGSWETVERYMHANPTLFGWGSLDPMEIAHNYSSQAAGVGFYNPGYYKNPAVDKIIEEAMRQPDQEKAIPFWQEVEWNGKTGVGIQGDAAWAWLMNLQHIYLLNNCVELGKGAPEIHGSWSVLNNVDEWAWTCK, translated from the coding sequence ATGATCAAGAAATTAGTACTTGCGATACAAACCAGCTGCTTTCTCGCTCTTTCAGCACAAGCTTATGCCGCAGAGCCAGTTGCAGATAAAACATTGCGTTTAGCAATAGGTTCAGAGCCAACCGAAGGTTTTGACCCAATGTTAGGTTGGAGTCATGGTAGCTATTTACTCATTCATAGCCCACTTTTAAAACAGAATGCAGATTTATCTTGGCACAGTTATATGCTTGAAAGTTATGAATATAATGATGCGGATAATGCTTGGGTAGTAAAACTTAAAGATGGATTAAAATTTTCTGATGGTTCGCCATTAACTGCTAAAGATGTTGCATATACCTATAACAATGCAGCAGCAAGTGGCGGCAAAGTGGATATGGGGAATTTCTCTAAAGCAGAAGTCATTGATCCGCTAACAGTAAAAATGGTTTTATCATCTCCGCAAAGTACCTTTATTAATGTTTTAGGATCATTAGGCATTGTCTCTGCTGATAAATATGATGCTAAAAAGTATGCACATAATCCTATTGGTGCAGGCCCTTATCGTTTAGTGGCTTTTCAACCGGGACAACAACTAATTGTAGAACAAAACCCTTACTATGCTGGGCCAAAAAATAGCTTTGAAAAAATGGTCTTTGTCTTCCTTGATGAAGATGCCGCTTTCGCTGCTGCACAAAGTGGCCAGCTAGATATCGTCCGCATCCCTGCCGCTGTCGCATCACATGCGGGTGATGTAAATAATATGAAATTAATTGAACGCCATAGTGTAGAAAACCGCGGTATTTCATTCCCTATCCCACCCGCTGGGGAAAAAGATGCTCAAGGTAATCCGATTGGTAATGATATCACCTCTGATATCGCTATTCGCAAAGCAATCAACTACGCTATCGACCGTAAATTATTAGCCGATTCTGTACTTGAAGGTTTTGCTATTCCAGCATTTACCGGTGTAGAAGGTTTGCCATGGAATAATCCGCAATCTGCATTTAAAGATGGCGATGTTGAAAAAGCAAAAACTATTCTCGAAGAAGCAGGCTGGAAATTAAATAAAGATGGCTTGAGAGAAAAAGACGGCAAAGTTGCAAAATTAACATTGTGGTATGCAAGTGGTGATACAACGCGTCGTGACTTAGCTCAAGCAATTAGGTCTAGCTTAAAGCCTATTGGCATTGAGATGGATTTAAAATCAGGAAGTTGGGAAACAGTTGAACGTTACATGCACGCTAACCCAACTTTATTTGGCTGGGGAAGTCTTGACCCAATGGAAATAGCACATAACTACAGCAGTCAAGCTGCTGGCGTTGGTTTCTATAACCCTGGTTATTACAAAAATCCAGCTGTCGACAAAATTATTGAAGAAGCAATGCGTCAACCAGACCAAGAAAAAGCAATTCCATTCTGGCAAGAAGTTGAATGGAATGGCAAAACAGGTGTTGGTATACAAGGTGACGCTGCTTGGGCTTGGTTGATGAATTTACAACACATTTATTTATTAAATAACTGTGTTGAGCTTGGTAAAGGTGCACCTGAAATTCACGGCTCTTGGTCTGTATTAAACAATGTTGACGAATGGGCTTGGACTTGTAAGTAA